From one Culex quinquefasciatus strain JHB chromosome 3, VPISU_Cqui_1.0_pri_paternal, whole genome shotgun sequence genomic stretch:
- the LOC6037582 gene encoding HEAT repeat-containing protein 5B isoform X3, whose translation MELSHSLTLNEDALKQIPEQKRPVFIFEWLRFLDKVLVAAQKSDIKGCQKKLVEQLTAHIQGSPGPPTRKLIARCLATLFSVGDTFLLFETVNKCNDILKNKDDSPSYLATRLAAICVVGCMYEKLGRMMGRSYEETVQILIKSLKNAESQVRIEIMLTLEKVCAGMGTAISNVHKDIYKAVRYCLTDRVMAVRVAASNCLLEMTKHAPFLYTTELESLASLCFRAFDSCNYEVRCAVAKLLGTLIACTQNGSLKNFTNMTSSASSAKSLRPISLDDALGVLMSGFLRGGVSFLKGTGEIIKGSSGVNREVRVGVTHAYVVFVQTMGGLWFERNLQAFLGHVLDLVANPKAASSHVDAVYSRKCINFILRSVIGKMLGEKAQTSACKELIHIIAKQMNSIDFNPENAKDSNQETLFSQHLLVCALQELGSLVLLLGTTAQILLTDQSLNFIDATCAVLVHPCMAARLAAAWCLRCVCVAVPSQITPLIDRFIEAIEKMRTSPDAISGYSGALAAVLGGVRYSPLGIPHTRGKVIFNTAEELLRTASQNSRLSLNRTQAGWLLIGAIMTLGVPVVKGLLPRMLLLWRNAFPRSTKELESEKARGDAFTWQVTLEGRAGALSVMYSFLLHCPELVTDDITRRLLTPIESALAMLINITSVLKSYGQHLKAPTAMVRLRLYETLSLLPANALESSYTHLLRMLVSEFTLTENPANTTTSLLRQMCHADDSIILGTWLQETDHRTIEDQLQPNSAAGSGALEHDPCSLYRAVAGVNGDQCPGPLPLGVAVIDMSVTLFGLIFPKVANKHRQQMLGHFGECIKHAKSSRQEAVQMNIFTALLSGLKSLTESKSVIGQDDVRKTATELIINALICANPILRCAAGEALGRIAQVVGDSRITAELAQTSFDRLKSARDVVTRTGHSLALGCLHRYVGGMGSSQHLNTSVSILLALAQDGSSPVVQVWSLYALALIADSGGPMFRGYVEPTLSLALKLLLSVPQSHVDVHQCIGRVLSALITTIGPELQGNGTSISTARSSFLCAAAIMQSHSDPLVQAEATGCLQQLHLFAPRHVILSTLVPNLCQNLSSNYLMLRKAAISCLRQLTTREAKEVCEHALTLVSDDDKFALSDYGLPGVLFGMLDTESDVVMIKNIHDTITSMLQILAADNLSQWLSMCKNVLTVASEAALNAGPAEAITVKEEPEDAEDNEADDDNIEFHPEDNQSTHPAVQPRWPTRVFAAECVRKIISTCENASAAHFDLLVAKEMQITKSRGDYLVLHLSDLIRMAFMAATSDSDQLRLEGLKTLQEIIDKFARVPEPEFPGHLLLEQFQAQVGAALRPAFSADTPSHVTAAACEVCSAWIGSGVARDLNDLRRVHQLLVSNLSKLNDKTSSTQLYNESMATLEKLSILKAWGQVYIMAMMGNGTAPASLMLKTLSSSSTNMAPIANELDEEFGDFESRGESLLSLVQPELDNLSTHWLAALKDYALLSLPTEYASQLPHDGGSFYTNDTMNLAKPHYLTSWPPILYAAALWLNAEGFARSENEASAATEEDKANANDVDSIKAIDKMNQNVSGGGGTTTSSAISHGSLSADRFHLMFGICMEALCSTRTNEKLDSVIACLQSLYTMFDSKWSRLMLTKNKSLPVELCNVLHRLILTRDSIEVQYLCILILKQTITAANESLEVEKQDKLAEEGATNKTDNGNDENPDIDNLGEGGEEGEILPGKSHVYAAMEVVLCLLARQIPAMNPSQSARVANEQLQRQARNGLFKLSEDNSLLVAIAIQSMSDLTKLCSPTGAVSILPTMLYLTTGVIKEVATKSANDETIIANSSVIQAALQLLKLLATDRYSKHEASCDEWRKLLQSALGKIIDLTKTGSDETKLDEVTMMLAIAVFLLHTPSALVSVPNLQYPCINHFRQGFLNGSPMVRLKCVQTMRSIFVNADLKVSTPYIHALAPRLIETLFDEANRCPQNDVELACILEGITTLEALITLAEPQNQELMQGIQMLTLLVPILINYLLEPDQLRARPKQCVQLHEQSLQWLMKIGPKYPHEFKTFMGQSPELRARLESAIKRNQASSQMQAKNKSEAAARASVKEQQKPTIQLKTDFSNFGTTT comes from the exons ATGGAACTCTCGCACAGTCTGACCTTGAACGAGGATGCCCTCAAGCAGATCCCGGAGCAGAAGCGGCCGGTGTTTATCTTCGAGTGGCTCCGCTTCCTGGACAAGGTGCTGGTAGCGGCGCAAAAGTCCGACATCAAGGGCTGCCAGAAGAAGCTGGTCGAACAGCTGACCGCGCACATCCAGGGATCGCCGGGACCGCCAACGAGGAAGCTAATCGCACGATGTCTGGCGACCCTGTTTTCCGTCGGAGATACGTTCCTGCTGTTTGAGACCGTCAACAAGTGCAATGACATCCTCAAGAACAAGGACGATTCGCCGAGTTATCTGGCGACCCGGCTGGCGGCCATCTGCGTCGTCGGCTGCATGTACGAGAAGCTCGGCCGGATGATGGGTCGTTCGTACGAGGAAACCGTACAGATCTTGATCAAATCGTTGAAGAATGCCGAGTCCCAGGTGCGGATCGAGATCATGCTGACGCTGGAGAAGGTCTGCGCCGGAATGGGCACCGCGATCTCCAACGTGCACAAGGACATCTATAAGGCCGTGCGTTACTGTTTGACCGATCGCGTGATGGCTGTACGCGTGGCGGCCTCAAACTGTCTGCTCGAGATGACCAAGCACGCTCCGTTCCTGTACACAACCGAACTGGAGAGTTTGGCCTCGCTCTGCTTCCGTGCGTTCGATAGCTGCAACTACGAGGTTCGTTGCGCCGTCGCAAAACTGCTCGGTACGTTGATCGCCTGCACGCAGAATGGAAGTCTGAAGAACTTCACCAACATGACATCGTCGGCTTCCAGTGCCAAATCGCTGCGTCCAATTTCGCTGGATGATGCGCTGGGCGTGCTCATGTCCGGCTTCCTACGGGGTGGTGTCTCGTTCCTCAAAGGAACCGGAGAAATCATCAAAGGCAGTTCGGGCGTCAATCGGGAGGTCCGCGTCGGCGTCACCCACGCGTACGTCGTGTTTGTCCAAACGATGGGCGGTTTGTGGTTCGAGCGCAACTTGCAAGCCTTTCTGGGGCACGTGCTTGACCTGGTCGCAAATCCAAAAGCCGCCTCGTCCCACGTTGACGCAGTGTACTCCCGGAAGTGCATCAACTTTATCCTACGCTCGGTCATCGGGAAAATGCTCGGCGAGAAGGCACAAACCTCCGCGTGCAAAGAGCTGATCCACATCATAGCCAAACAGATGAACTCGATCGATTTTAACCCCGAGAATGCCAAGGATTCCAACCAGGAAACGCTGTTCAGCCAACACCTGCTCGTTTGTGCGCTGCAAGAACTCGGCAGTTTAGTGCTTCTACTTGGAACGACCGCACAAATCCTCCTTACCGATCAATCGCTCAACTTTATCGATGCAACCTGCGCCGTTCTGGTCCATCCGTGCATGGCAGCTCGCCTGGCCGCCGCTTGGTGCCTCCGGTGCGTTTGCGTCGCCGTGCCCAGCCAGATAACTCCGCTGATTGATCGCTTCATCGAGGCCATCGAAAAGATGCGAACTTCTCCAGATGCCATCTCCGGATACAGCGGTGCCCTGGCGGCCGTCCTGGGTGGTGTCCGTTACTCTCCGCTCGGAATTCCCCACACCCGGGGCAAGGTTATCTTCAACACGGCCGAAGAACTGCTGCGAACCGCCAGCCAAAACAGCCGGCTGTCGCTGAACCGAACCCAAGCCGGTTGGCTGCTCATCGGAGCCATCATGACCCTCGGAGTCCCCGTGGTCAAGGGGCTACTGCCGCGAATGCTACTCCTCTGGCGAAATGCCTTCCCACGTTCAACCAAGGAACTTGAATCGGAAAAGGCACGCGGTGACGCCTTCACCTGGCAGGTGACCCTCGAAGGCAGAGCCGGCGCACTGTCCGTCATGTACAGCTTCCTGCTGCACTGCCCCGAACTCGTCACGGACGACATCACGCGCCGCCTGCTAACTCCGATCGAAAGCGCGCTGGCAATGCTGATCAA CATAACGTCCGTGCTCAAAAGCTACGGCCAGCACCTGAAAGCGCCGACGGCCATGGTGCGCCTCCGGCTGTACGAAACCCTCTCGCTGCTCCCGGCGAACGCCCTCGAGTCGTCCTACACGCACCTCCTCCGCATGCTGGTGTCGGAGTTTACGCTGACGGAGAATCCGGCCAACACCACGACGTCGCTGCTGCGCCAGATGTGCCACGCCGACGACTCCATCATCCTTGGCACGTGGCTCCAGGAAACCGACCACCGTACGATCGAGGACCAG CTGCAACCGAACAGTGCGGCGGGATCCGGCGCCCTGGAGCATGACCCGTGCAGTCTGTACCGGGCGGTGGCCGGTGTCAACGGAGACCAGTGTCCGGGCCCGTTGCCGCTGGGCGTTGCCGTCATCGACATGTCCGTGACGCTGTTCGGGTTGATCTTCCCGAAGGTCGCGAACAAGCACCGGCAGCAGATGTTGGGCCACTTTGGCGAGTGCATCAAGCACGCGAAGAGTTCGCGCCAGGAGGCTGTGCAGATGAACATCTTTACGGCGCTGCTGAGCGGGCTGAAGAGTCTGACCGAGTCCAAGTCCGTTATTGGGCAGGACGATGTGCGGAAGACCGCCACGGAGTTGATTATCAACGCGCTCATTTGTGCGAATCCGATTCTGCGGTGTGCCGCTGGGGAAGCGCTGGGGAGGATCGCCCAGGTCGTGGGAGATTCACGCATTACGGCAGAGTTGGCACAAACGAGTTTCGATCGGTTGAAGTCGGCGCGGGATGTCGTGACGAGGACGGGACACTCGCTGGCGTTGGGCTGTTTGCATCGTTACGTCGGAGGAATGGGATCGTCGCAGCACTTGAACACGAGCGTGTCGATTTTGCTGGCTTTGGCCCAGGATGGAAGCTCGCCGGTGGTGCAGGTTTGGTCGCTGTATGCGCTGGCACTGATTGCCGATTCCGGTGGCCCGATGTTCCGAGGGTACGTGGAACCTACGCTGTCGTTGGCGCTGAAGTTGCTCCTGTCTGTGCCACAATCGCACGTGGACGTGCACCAGTGTATTGGCCGCGTTCTGAGCGCACTCATCACCACCATTGGACCGGAATTGCAAGGCAACGGAACTTCGATTAGCACAGCACGGTCGTCGTTCCTGTGCGCCGCCGCGATTATGCAAAGTCACTCGGATCCGCTGGTGCAGGCCGAAGCCACGGGATGTCTGCAGCAGCTGCATCTTTTCGCACCTCGCCACGTAATTTTGTCAACTTTGGTTCCTAATCTGTGTCAGAATCTGAGCAGTAACTATTTGATGCTCCGCAAGGCGGCCATCTCGTGTCTCCGTCAATTAACAACCCGTGAAGCGAAGGAAGTGTGCGAACACGCGTTGACCCTGGTCAGCGACGACGACAAATTCGCCCTCTCGGATTACGGTCTACCGGGAGTGCTGTTTGGAATGCTGGACACCGAGAGCGACGTCGTGATGATCAAAAACATCCACGACACCATCACGTCGATGTTGCAAATTTTGGCCGCCGACAACCTGTCCCAGTGGTTGAGCATGTGCAAGAACGTCCTAACGGTGGCATCGGAAGCCGCGTTGAATGCAGGTCCTGCCGAGGCCATCACGGTCAAGGAAGAGCCCGAAGATGCGGAAGACAACGAAGCCGACGACGACAACATCGAGTTCCATCCGGAGGACAACCAATCCACGCATCCGGCCGTGCAGCCACGTTGGCCAACGCGCGTGTTTGCTGCCGAGTGTGTCCGCAAGATTATCTCCACCTGTGAAAACGCGAGTGCGGCCCACTTCGACCTGTTGGTCGCAAAAGAAATGCAAATCACGAAATCTCGAGGCGACTACCTGGTGTTGCATCTGTCCGATCTCATCCGGATGGCCTTTATGGCAGCGACTAGCGATTCCGATCAGCTACGGCTCGAGGGACTCAAGACACTGCAGGAGATTATCGACAAGTTTGCTCGCGTGCCGGAGCCAGAGTTCCCAGGTCACCTGCTGCTGGAGCAATTCCAAGCCCAAGTTGGAGCTGCGCTGAGACCGGCCTTTTCCGCTGATACTCCATCCCACGTTACGGCGGCCGCTTGTGAAGTGTGTTCCGCTTGGATCGGATCCGGTGTTGCGCGAGATCTCAACGATTTGCGACGGGTTCACCAGCTGCTGGTGTCGAACTTGAGCAAACTGAACGATAAAACTTCCAGCACTCAGCTGTACAACGAAAGCATGGCCACGCTGGAGAAACTAAGCATCCTGAAGGCCTGGGGACAAGTGTacatcatggcaatgatgggaAACGGAACGGCACCGGCTAGTCTGATGCTGAAAACGCTCTCTTCCTCGTCGACCAACATGGCACCGATTGCAAACGAGCTGGACGAAGAATTTGGCGATTTCGAGAGTCGCGGAGAAAGTCTGCTGTCGTTGGTACAACCCGAGCTGGACAACCTTTCAACGCACTGGCTGGCCGCCCTCAAGGACTACGCCCTGCTCTCGCTACCCACGGAATACGCTAGTCAGCTGCCGCACGACGGTGGATCGTTCTACACAAACGACACCATGAATCTGGCCAAACCGCACTACTTGACGTCCTGGCCACCGATCCTGTACGCGGCCGCCCTATGGCTCAATGCCGAAGGATTTGCACGGAGTGAAAATGAAGCCTCTGCGGCCACGGAAGAGGACAAGGCAAACGCCAACGACGTTGACAGCATCAAAGCCATAGACAAGATGAATCAGAACGTGTCCGGCGGCGGCGGAACGACCACCTCCAGTGCAATCTCCCACGGCAGTTTGAGCGCCGACCGGTTCCACCTAATGTTCGGCATTTGCATGGAAGCCCTCTGCAGCACTAGAACAAACGAAAAGCTGGACAGTGTGATTGCCTGCCTGCAGTCGCTGTACACGATGTTTGACTCCAAGTGGTCGCGACTGATGCTGACCAAGAACAAGTCGCTTCCCGTTGAGCTGTGTAACGTGCTTCACCGGCTCATTTTGACCCGGGACAGCATCGAGGTGCAGTACCTGTGCATTTTGATCCTCAAACAAACCATCACTGCGGCGAACGAATCTCTGGAAGTGGAAAAGCAGGACAAACTAGCTGAAGAAGGGGCCACCAACAAGACGGACAACGGCAACGATGAAAATCCGGACATTGATAACCTCGGCGAGGGCGGTGAAGAGGGGGAGATCCTGCCCGGAAAGTCACACGTCTACGCAGCGATGGAGGTTGTTTTGTGCTTGCTGGCGCGCCAAATTCCAGCGATGAACCCATCGCAAAGTGCGCGAGTCGCCAACGAACAGCTGCAACGACAGGCGAGAAACGGGCTCTTCAAACTGTCCGAGGACAACAGCCTGCTGGTAGCCATCGCCATCCAGAGCATGTCGGACCTCACGAAACTGTGCTCGCCCACAG GCGCCGTTTCAATCCTACCGACAATGCTGTACCTCACGACCGGTGTCATCAAGGAGGTGGCCACCAAATCCGCCAACGACGAAACGATCATCGCCAACTCCAGCGTCATTCAGGCCGCGTTGCAGCTGCTGAAGCTGCTGGCCACGGATCGCTACAGCAAACACGAAGCGTCCTGTGACGAGTGGCGCAAGCTGCTGCAAAGTGCTCTCGGAAAAATAATCGATCTCACCAAGACGGGCTCGGACGAGACCAAGCTGGACGAGGTCACCATGATGCTGGCGATTGCCGTGTTCCTCCTGCACACGCCGTCGGCGCTGGTGTCGGTGCCGAATCTGCAGTATCCGTGCATCAACCACTTCCGGCAGGGCTTCCTGAACGGGTCGCCGATGGTGCGGCTCAAGTGCGTCCAAACGATGCGCTCGATCTTTGTGAACGCGGACCTGAAGGTGTCCACGCCGTACATTCACGCGCTCGCACCGCGGCTCATTGAGACGCTGTTCGACGAGGCGAATCGATGCCCGCAGAACGACGTTGAGCTGGCCTGCATTTTGGAGGGGATCACTACGCTGGAGGCGCTGATTACGTTGGCCGAGCCACAGAATC AGGAATTAATGCAAG GCATCCAAATGCTCACCCTGCTCGTACCGATTCTCATCAACTACCTGCTCGAGCCGGACCAGCTCCGGGCCCGGCCGAAGCAGTGCGTCCAGCTGCACGAGCAGTCGCTCCAGTGGCTGATGAAGATCGGTCCCAAGTACCCGCACGAGTTTAAAACCTTCATGGGCCAATCGCCGGAGCTGCGCGCCCGGCTGGAGTCGGCCATCAAGCGTAACCAGGCAAGCAGCCAGATGCAGGCGAAGAACAAGAGCGAAGCGGCGGCCCGCGCCAGCGTCAAGGAGCAGCAGAAGCCCACGATACAGCTCAAGACGGACTTTAGCAACTTTGGCACGACGACCTAA